The following proteins come from a genomic window of Blastococcus sp. HT6-30:
- a CDS encoding DUF6602 domain-containing protein, translated as MVSIARQVLESLAAETTARLSTADLISHPGERGRAREHILTQFLRQIVPKAFDIETGFVIDTRGGQSLQQDLIIVRRDYHPVFTVGGINFFPVEGVAAVVEVKSGLSTTTLVEALRNAASVKLLDRTASGSNYLVIGGPGGFPAHALNPQFVVDPDNHQHQIFSLIVAARLDVKMETLVDRLADHISNEPRTTWPNFISIAGAFSVGYNSDVRSDQMGAVGLRVFDPSMAPDNSDPLVDLAIELWSFLRVTPLVDVRPFQYVMGSQTGVNVDF; from the coding sequence ATGGTGTCGATAGCGCGGCAGGTCTTGGAATCTCTGGCGGCAGAGACAACGGCGCGATTGAGTACCGCCGACCTCATCTCACATCCCGGCGAGCGGGGCAGAGCTCGCGAGCACATTCTTACTCAGTTTCTACGCCAAATAGTCCCCAAGGCTTTTGACATTGAGACTGGCTTCGTGATCGACACGCGCGGAGGTCAGAGCCTGCAACAGGACTTGATCATCGTGCGCCGTGATTATCACCCTGTGTTCACGGTAGGAGGCATCAACTTCTTCCCCGTTGAGGGCGTGGCTGCCGTTGTCGAAGTCAAGTCGGGACTGTCGACCACCACGCTGGTAGAGGCACTGCGGAATGCCGCATCAGTCAAACTGCTAGACCGGACAGCCTCGGGCAGCAACTACTTGGTCATTGGCGGACCAGGAGGGTTCCCTGCCCACGCGCTGAATCCTCAGTTCGTAGTCGACCCCGACAATCACCAGCATCAAATCTTCTCGCTGATTGTCGCGGCTAGGCTCGATGTGAAGATGGAGACGCTGGTTGACAGGCTTGCGGATCACATCTCTAACGAACCGCGAACTACGTGGCCCAACTTCATCTCCATAGCTGGCGCGTTCTCCGTTGGATACAACTCAGACGTTAGGAGTGACCAGATGGGTGCCGTTGGGCTGCGGGTCTTCGATCCGTCCATGGCTCCCGACAACTCCGACCCACTGGTAGACCTAGCGATAGAATTGTGGAGCTTCTTGCGTGTCACACCCCTGGTCGATGTTCGCCCGTTTCAGTACGTGATGGGCAGCCAGACAGGGGTCAACGTCGACTTCTGA
- a CDS encoding tyrosine-type recombinase/integrase, producing the protein MTILMEFRVQLHDAVTCHDVALARLANRAIKETTLREYLASLRALDLADVPFDSVTVAMLTTKLQRVLSPNTRRKHAINLRACLGLPLPCPKPVRKDYEIPDLTELRAALENSSYRMWGFAMLFAGLRLGEACTNQPIKRHVITVDRQRLPDGTISTPKTAGPVTVPPWFADEYRHHDFARAANTVYVGIRRAGKRAGIPDLTPHRLRHAFATNLVNAGCSPEVLRRQMRHHDVSVSLRFYVRFV; encoded by the coding sequence ATGACGATCTTGATGGAGTTCCGGGTGCAACTACACGACGCCGTTACGTGTCACGACGTGGCGCTGGCGCGCCTAGCAAATCGCGCGATCAAGGAGACGACCCTCCGCGAATATCTGGCCTCACTGCGAGCCTTGGACTTGGCGGACGTTCCGTTCGATTCCGTCACAGTCGCCATGCTGACGACGAAGTTGCAGCGCGTGCTCAGCCCCAATACACGGCGCAAGCATGCGATCAACCTCCGGGCATGCCTGGGCTTACCTCTCCCCTGCCCTAAGCCCGTCAGGAAGGACTACGAGATTCCCGACCTGACTGAGCTAAGGGCCGCGTTGGAGAACTCCTCCTATCGCATGTGGGGCTTCGCCATGCTCTTCGCTGGCTTGCGCTTAGGGGAAGCCTGCACGAACCAGCCCATCAAGCGGCACGTCATCACGGTGGACCGTCAACGCTTGCCGGACGGCACGATCAGCACGCCCAAGACCGCCGGGCCAGTGACCGTCCCACCGTGGTTCGCTGACGAGTACCGGCACCACGACTTCGCCCGCGCCGCCAACACGGTCTACGTCGGGATTCGCAGGGCAGGCAAGAGGGCCGGCATCCCGGACCTGACCCCCCACAGGCTCCGACACGCCTTCGCTACCAACTTGGTCAACGCAGGGTGCTCTCCGGAGGTCCTGCGGCGGCAGATGCGTCATCACGACGTGTCGGTCAGCCTGCGGTTCTACGTCCGTTTCGTGTAA
- a CDS encoding sensor histidine kinase, translated as MSLRHRLGVAFLPPAEEEGGAEPLSESGWRATVVGMHVISAALWTLAVATAVADHDGGRLAAVLGVLAAFAVAYVLAGAPALSGSAPVRAVVYLAVLVAGFCMLGFLSPELFFLLFLAYPQVWFVVHGRTTGVAWTVLLAAATATGPLVHAVSGELAREVLLQTGISLLFSLALGLWISRVLHQSAHRAELIEQLERTRVQLARAEHERGVLTERERLAQEVHDTLAQGYTSIVVLAQTATAQLATDPPAARDRLALIEEVARENLAEARAMVAAFRPVALDGSTLVEALARLAERFGRETGLPVRVDTAALAGGLALRRDEEVVLLRGAQEALANVRRHAAAQAVVIRVSVVGGEGARQVSVHVEDDGVGFDPSGARGSGLEGLRDRASSVGGEVDVVSSPGEGTRVTVRVPASRAEAR; from the coding sequence ATGAGCCTGCGCCACCGGCTCGGCGTCGCCTTCCTCCCTCCGGCTGAGGAGGAGGGGGGCGCCGAACCGCTGTCCGAGAGCGGGTGGCGGGCGACCGTCGTCGGGATGCACGTCATCTCGGCGGCGTTGTGGACGCTGGCCGTGGCGACGGCGGTTGCCGACCACGACGGTGGGCGGCTGGCCGCCGTCCTCGGGGTGCTGGCGGCGTTCGCGGTGGCCTACGTGCTGGCCGGCGCGCCGGCGCTGAGCGGCAGCGCGCCGGTCCGTGCGGTGGTCTACCTGGCGGTGCTCGTCGCCGGCTTCTGCATGCTGGGGTTCCTGTCCCCGGAGCTGTTCTTCCTGCTCTTCCTCGCCTATCCGCAGGTGTGGTTCGTCGTGCACGGCCGGACGACGGGTGTGGCGTGGACCGTGCTCCTGGCCGCCGCCACCGCGACCGGCCCGCTGGTGCACGCCGTGTCGGGGGAGCTGGCCCGCGAGGTGCTGCTGCAGACCGGCATCAGCCTGCTGTTCAGCCTGGCGCTGGGGCTGTGGATCAGCCGGGTGCTGCACCAGAGCGCCCACCGCGCCGAGCTCATCGAGCAGCTGGAGCGCACCCGGGTCCAGCTGGCCCGGGCCGAGCACGAGCGAGGTGTGCTGACCGAGCGGGAGCGGCTGGCCCAGGAGGTGCACGACACCCTTGCGCAGGGCTACACGAGCATCGTCGTCCTGGCGCAGACCGCGACCGCCCAGCTCGCCACCGATCCGCCGGCCGCCCGTGACCGGCTCGCGCTGATCGAGGAGGTCGCGCGGGAGAACCTCGCCGAGGCACGCGCCATGGTGGCCGCGTTCCGGCCGGTGGCTCTGGACGGCTCGACGCTGGTCGAGGCGCTGGCCCGGCTGGCCGAGCGGTTCGGCCGGGAGACCGGGCTACCGGTGCGCGTGGACACCGCTGCGCTGGCCGGTGGGCTGGCGCTGCGCCGCGACGAGGAGGTGGTCCTCCTGCGCGGGGCGCAGGAGGCCCTGGCCAACGTGCGCCGGCACGCGGCGGCGCAGGCGGTGGTCATCCGGGTGTCGGTGGTGGGCGGCGAGGGGGCGCGGCAGGTGTCGGTGCACGTGGAGGACGACGGGGTCGGTTTCGACCCGTCCGGCGCGCGGGGATCGGGGCTCGAGGGGCTGCGCGACCGCGCCTCCTCCGTCGGCGGCGAGGTCGACGTGGTGTCGTCGCCCGGCGAGGGCACGCGGGTGACCGTGCGGGTGCCGGCCTCGCGGGCGGAGGCACGGTGA
- a CDS encoding ABC transporter permease encodes MTALLPTPAPPTQRPAPPSAVAIGWARVALELRLFIRDPGQLVFSFAYPVVMLVIFGSVFGGQEVVPGVDFRQYFLAGIAATGVMLTSFQAVGIAITEERDRGDLVRLQTLGTPPLAYGIGKAGQVLLTTVVQLTVLLVVATTVYDVPMPDDAGRWLTFAWVAVLGILAGTVIGIAVSSFVGSARAAGAGIPAVAVVLQFFSGVFFVYSELPGWMQQLAAVFPLKWMTQGMRSVFLPDAAAVAEPAGSWEHGTTAAVLAAWVIIGVVVCVRTFRWRRNAG; translated from the coding sequence ATGACCGCCTTGCTGCCCACCCCGGCGCCGCCTACCCAGCGTCCGGCGCCGCCGAGCGCCGTCGCCATCGGGTGGGCCCGGGTGGCCCTCGAGCTCCGGTTGTTCATCCGGGACCCGGGCCAGCTGGTGTTCTCCTTCGCCTACCCCGTCGTGATGCTGGTGATCTTCGGGTCGGTCTTCGGCGGCCAGGAGGTGGTGCCGGGGGTGGACTTCCGGCAGTACTTCCTGGCCGGGATCGCCGCGACGGGGGTCATGTTGACCAGCTTCCAGGCCGTCGGCATCGCCATCACCGAGGAGCGCGACCGAGGCGACCTCGTGCGGCTGCAGACACTGGGCACCCCGCCGCTGGCGTACGGGATCGGGAAGGCCGGTCAGGTCCTGCTCACCACCGTCGTCCAGCTGACCGTGCTGCTGGTGGTGGCGACGACGGTCTACGACGTGCCGATGCCCGACGACGCCGGCCGCTGGCTGACCTTCGCCTGGGTGGCCGTGCTGGGCATCCTGGCCGGCACGGTGATCGGCATCGCCGTGTCGTCGTTCGTCGGGAGTGCGCGGGCCGCGGGGGCCGGCATCCCGGCGGTCGCCGTCGTCCTGCAGTTCTTCTCCGGCGTCTTCTTCGTGTACTCGGAGCTGCCCGGCTGGATGCAGCAGCTCGCCGCGGTCTTCCCGCTCAAGTGGATGACGCAGGGGATGCGCTCGGTCTTCCTGCCCGACGCGGCAGCGGTCGCGGAACCCGCGGGCAGCTGGGAGCACGGGACCACTGCCGCGGTGCTGGCCGCATGGGTGATCATCGGCGTCGTGGTCTGCGTCCGAACCTTCCGGTGGCGACGGAACGCCGGATGA
- the ychF gene encoding redox-regulated ATPase YchF has product MSLTIGIVGLPNVGKSTLFNALTKNDVLAANYPFATIEPNVGVVGVPDPRLDKLAEIFGSQKIIPATVSFVDIAGIVRGASEGQGLGNKFLANIRESDAICQVIRAFTDPDVVHVDGKVSPADDIETINTELLLADLQTLEKAIPRLEKEMRKDKERAALHAAAVQAQEVLNEGKTLFAAGIDPTPLRELGLMTTKPFLYVFNVDADELANTEALDELRALVAPAEAIFLDAQTESELIELPADEAAELLESIGQSEPGLDQLATVGFRTLGLQTYLTAGPKEARAWTIPVGATAPQAAGVIHTDFQRGFIKAEIVSFDQLVEAGSMAEAKAKGWVRMEGKEYVMQDGDVVEFRFNV; this is encoded by the coding sequence GTGAGCCTCACCATCGGGATCGTCGGCCTGCCCAACGTCGGCAAGTCGACCCTCTTCAACGCCCTGACCAAGAACGACGTGCTGGCGGCGAACTACCCGTTCGCGACGATCGAGCCGAACGTCGGTGTGGTGGGCGTGCCCGACCCGCGGCTGGACAAGCTCGCCGAGATCTTCGGCAGCCAGAAGATCATCCCGGCGACGGTGTCGTTCGTCGACATCGCCGGCATCGTGCGCGGTGCCAGCGAGGGGCAGGGGCTGGGCAACAAGTTCCTCGCCAACATCCGCGAGAGCGACGCCATCTGCCAGGTGATCCGGGCCTTCACCGACCCCGACGTCGTGCACGTCGACGGCAAGGTGAGCCCGGCCGACGACATCGAGACGATCAACACCGAGCTCCTCCTGGCCGATCTGCAGACGCTGGAGAAGGCGATCCCGCGACTGGAGAAGGAGATGCGCAAGGACAAGGAGCGCGCCGCGCTGCACGCGGCCGCCGTCCAGGCGCAGGAGGTGCTCAACGAGGGGAAGACCCTCTTCGCCGCCGGCATCGACCCCACGCCGCTGCGCGAGCTCGGGCTCATGACGACCAAGCCGTTCCTCTACGTCTTCAACGTCGACGCCGACGAGCTGGCCAACACCGAGGCGCTCGACGAGCTGCGGGCACTGGTCGCCCCGGCGGAGGCCATCTTCCTCGACGCGCAGACCGAGTCGGAGCTGATCGAGCTGCCGGCCGACGAAGCCGCCGAGCTGCTCGAGTCCATCGGTCAGAGCGAGCCGGGCCTCGACCAGCTGGCCACGGTGGGCTTCCGCACCCTCGGGCTGCAGACCTACCTGACCGCCGGCCCCAAGGAGGCACGCGCCTGGACCATCCCGGTCGGCGCCACGGCTCCGCAGGCCGCCGGTGTCATCCACACCGACTTCCAGCGCGGCTTCATCAAGGCCGAGATCGTCTCCTTCGACCAGCTGGTCGAGGCCGGCTCCATGGCCGAGGCGAAGGCCAAGGGCTGGGTGCGCATGGAGGGCAAGGAGTACGTCATGCAGGACGGCGACGTGGTGGAGTTCCGCTTCAACGTGTGA
- a CDS encoding methylated-DNA--[protein]-cysteine S-methyltransferase, whose product MTGPARHATTATPAGPFTAVVTTDDDGRELVLASGWTADVADLLAVVHPALRPDASAPVGRVPVLDTVEAFVAGDVAAIDDVVVQQRSGPFLQEAWEVLRTVPAGRPDTYAAFAARCGRPAAVRAAANACARNATALFVPCHRVLGSDGGLGGFRWGTPVKRWLLDHEAEHAPVPA is encoded by the coding sequence ATGACCGGTCCCGCCCGCCACGCGACCACCGCCACCCCGGCCGGCCCGTTCACCGCGGTCGTGACGACCGACGACGACGGCCGGGAGCTCGTCCTCGCCAGCGGCTGGACCGCCGACGTCGCCGACCTGCTCGCCGTGGTCCACCCAGCCCTGCGGCCGGACGCGTCCGCCCCGGTCGGCCGGGTTCCCGTCCTCGACACGGTGGAGGCCTTCGTCGCCGGGGACGTCGCCGCGATCGACGACGTCGTCGTCCAGCAGCGGTCCGGGCCGTTCCTCCAGGAGGCGTGGGAGGTCCTGCGGACCGTCCCCGCCGGCCGGCCCGACACCTACGCCGCCTTCGCCGCGCGCTGCGGCCGCCCGGCCGCGGTGCGCGCCGCGGCCAACGCCTGCGCCCGCAACGCCACGGCGCTGTTCGTCCCCTGCCACCGGGTCCTCGGCTCCGACGGCGGGCTGGGCGGATTCCGGTGGGGAACGCCGGTCAAGCGCTGGCTGCTCGACCACGAAGCGGAGCACGCACCGGTCCCGGCCTGA
- a CDS encoding response regulator transcription factor, whose product MIRVVVVDDHPVVRGGLVGWLDAQPDLHVVGEAGDGAEALVQVAELEPDVVLMDLRMPRMDGVTAIVRLAAAHPAVRVLVLTTYDTDADIVRAVEAGATGYLLKDTPLPQLAEAVRAAARGETVLAPPVAARLVSRMRAPAVDAPTARELEVLAGVARGLTNAEIGRQLFIGEATVKTHLLRLFAKLGVDDRTRAVLVAVERGLLPSPGR is encoded by the coding sequence GTGATCCGGGTGGTGGTGGTCGATGACCATCCCGTGGTCCGGGGCGGCCTCGTCGGGTGGCTCGACGCACAGCCCGACCTCCATGTGGTCGGGGAGGCGGGCGACGGGGCGGAGGCGCTGGTGCAGGTGGCCGAGCTGGAGCCGGACGTCGTCCTCATGGACCTGCGCATGCCGCGCATGGACGGCGTCACCGCCATCGTCCGGCTCGCGGCGGCGCACCCGGCGGTCCGGGTGCTGGTGCTCACCACCTACGACACCGACGCCGACATCGTGCGGGCGGTCGAGGCAGGTGCCACCGGCTACCTGCTCAAGGACACGCCCCTGCCGCAGCTGGCCGAGGCGGTCCGCGCCGCCGCCCGCGGTGAGACGGTGCTGGCGCCGCCCGTGGCCGCCCGGCTGGTGTCCCGGATGCGGGCGCCGGCGGTGGACGCGCCGACCGCGCGTGAGCTGGAGGTGCTGGCCGGGGTGGCCCGTGGGCTGACCAACGCGGAGATCGGCCGGCAGTTGTTCATCGGGGAGGCGACGGTGAAGACGCACCTGCTGCGGCTGTTCGCGAAGCTCGGGGTCGACGATCGGACGCGGGCGGTGCTGGTCGCGGTGGAGCGGGGGTTGCTGCCCTCGCCGGGGCGGTGA
- a CDS encoding helix-turn-helix domain-containing protein — protein sequence MSEPLGRQRCYRAVAGRDARFDGWFSTAAAAQGAGYRACRRCRPDAAPGSPQWDVRADAVARAVRLIADGEVERSSVPGLAARLGYSERQLHRLIVGELGVGPLALARAQRAQTARVLVETTDLPMADVAFAAGFSSIRQFNATVREVFAATPGELRRSRRGTHGGPPGWLSLRLAARAPYAADEVLLFLGAHAVPGLEEWDGTTFSRVLDLPHGPAVVRLSPAPDGAAAVSARLRLTDLRDLGAVDDVLAADPALAPLVAAAPGRRVPASPDAEELAVRAVLGQQVSVAGARTLTARLVTAAGTPMAEPVGTLTHAFPRPEALAAADLGAVGLTGARRRTVHALAAALADGTITLGPGAERAEAGHALLAVPGIGPWTAALVGLRGLADPDVWLPGDLALRRSLAALGSSDTDAATRWRPWSSYAVLHLWALAVPSLFTRPAPAAFPPPALPRSA from the coding sequence GTGAGCGAACCCCTGGGCCGGCAGCGCTGCTACCGCGCCGTCGCCGGCCGGGATGCGCGCTTCGACGGCTGGTTCTCCACCGCGGCCGCGGCCCAGGGCGCCGGCTACCGCGCCTGCCGCCGCTGCCGGCCCGACGCCGCGCCGGGCTCCCCGCAGTGGGACGTGCGCGCCGACGCCGTCGCCCGCGCCGTCCGGCTGATCGCCGACGGGGAGGTCGAGCGCTCCAGCGTGCCGGGGCTGGCGGCCCGGCTCGGCTACTCCGAGCGCCAACTGCACCGGCTGATCGTCGGCGAGCTGGGCGTGGGCCCCCTGGCGCTGGCCCGCGCCCAGCGCGCGCAGACCGCGCGGGTGCTCGTCGAGACGACGGACCTGCCCATGGCCGACGTCGCCTTCGCCGCCGGCTTCTCCAGCATCCGACAGTTCAACGCCACCGTGCGCGAGGTGTTCGCCGCGACCCCCGGCGAGCTGCGCCGCAGCCGGCGTGGCACGCACGGGGGGCCACCCGGCTGGCTCTCCCTCCGGCTCGCCGCACGCGCCCCGTACGCCGCCGACGAGGTGCTGCTCTTCCTGGGCGCGCACGCCGTCCCGGGTCTGGAGGAGTGGGACGGAACGACGTTCTCCCGGGTGCTCGACCTGCCGCACGGTCCCGCGGTGGTCCGGCTCTCCCCCGCACCCGACGGCGCGGCCGCGGTCAGTGCCCGGCTGCGGCTCACCGACCTGCGCGACCTCGGCGCGGTCGACGACGTCCTGGCCGCCGACCCGGCGCTCGCCCCCCTCGTCGCCGCTGCCCCGGGACGGCGGGTGCCGGCCTCGCCCGACGCCGAGGAGCTGGCCGTGCGCGCCGTGCTCGGCCAGCAGGTGTCGGTCGCCGGTGCCCGCACCCTGACCGCCCGCCTGGTCACGGCGGCCGGCACCCCGATGGCCGAGCCGGTCGGCACCCTGACCCACGCCTTTCCGCGCCCGGAGGCGCTGGCCGCCGCCGACCTCGGCGCGGTCGGCCTCACCGGCGCACGGCGGCGCACCGTGCACGCGCTGGCCGCCGCGCTGGCCGACGGGACCATCACCCTCGGACCCGGCGCGGAGCGCGCCGAGGCCGGGCACGCGCTGCTCGCCGTCCCCGGCATCGGCCCGTGGACGGCGGCCCTCGTGGGCCTGCGCGGGCTCGCCGACCCGGACGTCTGGCTCCCGGGCGACCTGGCTCTCCGGAGGTCCCTCGCCGCACTGGGCAGCAGCGACACCGACGCCGCGACCCGGTGGCGGCCCTGGAGCTCCTACGCCGTCCTGCACCTGTGGGCGCTCGCCGTGCCGTCCCTGTTCACCCGCCCGGCTCCCGCCGCCTTCCCTCCCCCTGCCCTCCCGAGGAGCGCCTGA
- a CDS encoding DUF222 domain-containing protein has protein sequence MRSTGGFDAVSRLAAALDDLAAEDLAGRFGPELLDRLGGLLTASNRLAAQVARTVRECELTQAAEHDGLKTMASWLRGHAGFSAAAASRLVGSGRALAELPAVAAAAVAGVVTPEGVAAVAPVAAPKHLAAAQAQGVDVAGVAAALAEVAATQPYAELRQVVHHYLARLDPDGPEPDPTEQRSLVIVRHADGSVSLRGELDAVGGEKLQAAVESITQATRPSGDTRTRAQQSADALVQLADNQLAAGSLPVLRTVKPHVVVRVDLTDLVDPSRGPTAGRMGFGATISAARARWLACDGTITRIVLGPEGQPLDLGRSHRVVPPHLRRAVEARDGGCVFAGCDAPSHWCDVHHLIHWAEGGDTSLDNSGLLCERHHTKVHHGFRIERQPDGRWRTWRPDGTEILILPRRTEQTADARAG, from the coding sequence ATGCGTTCGACGGGTGGGTTCGATGCGGTGAGCCGGTTGGCGGCCGCGCTGGACGACCTGGCCGCCGAGGACCTGGCGGGCCGGTTCGGCCCGGAGTTGCTCGACCGGCTCGGTGGCCTGTTGACCGCGTCGAACCGGCTGGCCGCGCAGGTGGCGCGCACGGTGCGGGAGTGCGAGCTGACCCAGGCCGCCGAGCACGACGGGCTGAAGACGATGGCCTCCTGGCTGCGCGGCCACGCCGGGTTCTCGGCGGCTGCGGCGTCGCGGTTGGTGGGTTCGGGGCGGGCGCTGGCGGAGCTGCCGGCGGTCGCTGCCGCGGCGGTGGCCGGCGTTGTGACGCCGGAGGGGGTGGCCGCGGTCGCGCCGGTCGCGGCGCCGAAGCACCTGGCCGCCGCGCAGGCGCAGGGCGTCGATGTGGCCGGGGTGGCTGCGGCCTTGGCGGAGGTGGCGGCGACCCAGCCCTACGCCGAGCTGCGGCAGGTGGTGCACCACTACCTGGCCCGGCTGGACCCCGACGGACCCGAACCCGACCCGACCGAGCAGCGGTCGCTGGTGATCGTGCGGCACGCCGACGGATCGGTGTCCTTGCGCGGTGAGCTCGACGCCGTCGGCGGGGAGAAGCTGCAGGCCGCGGTCGAGTCGATCACGCAGGCCACCCGCCCCTCGGGTGACACGCGGACGCGGGCGCAGCAGTCCGCCGACGCCCTGGTGCAGCTGGCCGACAACCAGCTCGCGGCCGGGTCCCTGCCGGTGCTGCGGACGGTCAAGCCGCACGTGGTGGTGCGCGTGGACCTGACCGACCTGGTCGACCCTTCGAGGGGCCCGACCGCGGGGCGGATGGGCTTCGGGGCGACGATCTCCGCCGCCCGCGCCCGCTGGCTGGCCTGCGACGGCACCATCACCCGCATCGTGCTCGGCCCCGAAGGTCAGCCCCTGGACCTGGGCCGCAGCCACCGGGTCGTGCCACCCCATCTGCGCCGGGCGGTGGAGGCCCGCGACGGCGGCTGTGTGTTCGCCGGCTGCGACGCCCCGTCCCACTGGTGCGACGTCCACCACCTGATCCACTGGGCCGAGGGCGGCGACACCTCACTGGACAACTCAGGGCTGCTGTGCGAACGGCACCACACCAAGGTCCACCACGGATTCCGGATCGAACGACAACCCGACGGACGATGGCGCACCTGGCGCCCCGACGGCACCGAGATCCTCATCCTCCCCCGCCGCACCGAGCAGACGGCCGACGCGCGCGCGGGCTGA
- a CDS encoding ABC transporter ATP-binding protein has protein sequence MTTTDEAPALPGAASGDRPAVRVRGLVKRYGGRAVVDGVDLDVRRGEVFALLGPNGAGKTTTVEILAGLRRRDGGSLEVLGEDPAGADRRWRDRVGVVGQSTGAGDALTVGETVGHYAHYHATPQDSAELLDAVGLSGTAGTRVDRLSGGQRRRLEVALGVQGRPELLFLDEPTTGLDPVARRQFWTLIEGLRDRGTTVLLTTHYLDEAAHLADRVGVIAAGRLVEVATPSALGAGLRQEATVRWTEDGAAREVVTTAPAGVLRDLLAATPTGEIPDLTVTRPGLEDVYLRLVSEGAPR, from the coding sequence ATGACGACGACTGATGAGGCGCCGGCCCTGCCGGGTGCGGCGTCCGGCGATCGACCGGCCGTGCGCGTGCGCGGCCTGGTCAAGCGGTACGGAGGGCGGGCCGTCGTGGACGGCGTCGACCTCGACGTGCGGCGGGGCGAGGTGTTCGCGCTGCTGGGCCCGAACGGGGCGGGCAAGACCACCACCGTCGAGATCCTCGCCGGGCTCCGCCGGCGGGACGGCGGATCGCTCGAGGTGCTGGGGGAGGACCCGGCCGGGGCCGATCGGCGCTGGCGGGACCGTGTCGGCGTGGTCGGGCAGAGCACCGGCGCCGGCGACGCGCTCACCGTCGGGGAGACCGTCGGCCACTACGCGCACTACCACGCAACCCCGCAGGACAGCGCCGAGCTGCTCGACGCGGTGGGGCTGTCGGGGACGGCGGGTACGCGCGTCGACCGGCTCTCCGGCGGGCAGCGGCGGCGGCTGGAGGTCGCGCTGGGGGTGCAGGGGCGGCCGGAGCTGCTGTTCCTCGACGAGCCCACGACCGGGCTCGACCCGGTCGCCCGCCGGCAGTTCTGGACGCTGATCGAAGGGTTGCGCGACCGCGGCACGACCGTCCTGCTGACCACGCACTACCTCGACGAGGCGGCGCACCTGGCCGACCGGGTCGGGGTCATCGCGGCGGGCCGGCTGGTCGAGGTGGCCACGCCCAGCGCCCTCGGTGCCGGGCTGCGGCAGGAGGCGACCGTGCGCTGGACCGAGGACGGCGCCGCGCGCGAGGTGGTCACCACCGCGCCGGCCGGCGTCCTGCGCGATCTGCTGGCCGCGACCCCCACCGGGGAGATCCCCGACCTCACCGTCACCCGCCCCGGCCTGGAGGACGTGTACCTCCGGCTCGTCTCCGAGGGAGCGCCCCGATGA